A genome region from Setaria italica strain Yugu1 chromosome III, Setaria_italica_v2.0, whole genome shotgun sequence includes the following:
- the LOC101759568 gene encoding receptor like protein kinase S.2: MAELPANKLTDFMKIIVTAKGRLVNNHNINCFTEDEIKRITNSYSTLIGEGGFGQVYKGALDDGTTVAVKRYMRQNLTEGFVKEVIVHCQINHKNVVRLLGFCMEENAFMIVTEYVSGGNLHNLLHGSDYPISLDARLRIAIECADALGDMHSMYQPIIHGDIKPDNILLDSKLVAKLTDFGLSRLLCMDKTQYTVHVAGSRGYMDPEYIETGLLDPKSDVYSFGVVLLELITRSKASESGFCTRLGRNFTDALRKGKKEARKMFDTEIANDKYTKILDGIGNLAAECLTKGIKERPEMKNVQERLQFLRRALHREQAQEKVGQKSSILGIFNGNNARRKHFERNGGLILQETSGLNIFTEQSLEKITCNYSNVAGKGYLGCAYMGWVDDNTRVVVTRFILPEEAETDSILNERFILPEEARTYSILNELLFLNERFILPEEARTYSILHELLFEHRISHKNIIRLVGCCLETVVPLFVYEFAANGSLYDVLHGDNGKCRLSLDSRLNIAIGSAEALAYLHSVRATRRGYGNITSSNILLDHNFLPKVSVSFLESITFKRFLYEISFAYVDPVYLKTGKSITKSDVYSFGIVLLELITRKGAKYRDGATTRSLLIEYTKVWKEQNSGKPMFDKEVAVEGCIAILEEMGKLAVECLKEDVDERPEMVEVAERLQNLRRDWKHGEGGCGSSHAKEETTGGH, encoded by the coding sequence ATGGCGGAGCTTCCTGCAAACAAGCTTACCGACTTCATGAAAATCATTGTTACGGCAAAGGGGAGACTGGTCAACAATCACAATATAAATTGCTTCACAGAAGATGAGATCAAACGGATCACTAACAGCTATAGCACCCTCATCGGTGAAGGTGGCTTTGGACAAGTTTACAAAGGTGCTCTGGATGATGGTACTACAGTTGCAGTAAAAAGATACATGCGCCAGAATCTGACAGAAGGGTTTGTCAAGGAAGTAATCGTACATTGTCAAATCAACCACAAGAATGTAGTGAGGCTCTTGGGCTTCTGCATGGAGGAAAATGCTTTCATGATTGTCACAGAGTATGTCTCGGGGGGGAACCTCCATAATCTTCTTCATGGCAGCGACTATCCAATTTCCTTAGATGCAAGGTTACGTATTGCTATAGAATGTGCAGATGCATTAGGAGACATGCATTCCATGTATCAaccaatcattcatggtgataTCAAGCCCGATAACATACTTCTGGACAGTAAATTGGTTGCCAAACTGACTGACTTTGGATTGTCGAGGTTGCTTTGCATGGATAAAACTCAATACACCGTGCATGTCGCAGGCAGCAGAGGTTACATGGACCCGGAGTATATTGAGACAGGCCTTCTTGATCCAAAAAGTGACGTTTATAGTTTTGGGGTTGTTCTCTTGGAACTAATTACCAGATCCAAGGCAAGTGAAAGTGGGTTTTGTACTCGCCTCGGAAGAAACTTCACTGATGCTCTAAGGAAAGGAAAGAAGGAGGCACGAAAAATGTTTGATACTGAAATAGCAAATGATAAATACACTAAGATTCTTGATGGAATAGGAAATCTAGCAGCAGAATGCCTCACAAAGGGTATCAAGGAACGTCCTGAAATGAAAAACGTTCAAGAAAGACTCCAGTTTCTCAGAAGAGCTCTTCACCGTGAGCAAGCCCAGGAAAAAGTCGGTCAAAAGTCGAGTATTCTGGGCATCTTCAACGGGAATAATGCACGCAGGAAGCATTTCGAGAGGAATGGAGGCCTAATACTACAAGAAACTTCTGGTCTAAATATTTTCACTGAACAGAGTCTAGAAAAAATCACCTGCAACTATTCAAATGTAGCTGGCAAGGGTTATTTGGGTTGTGCCTACATGGGGTGGGTTGATGACAATACGAGGGTGGTGGTGACGAGGTTTATCCTGCCAGAAGAAGCCGAAACAGATTCCATCTTGAACGAACGGTTTATCCTGCCAGAAGAAGCCAGAACATATTCCATCTTGAACGAACTACTATTCTTGAACGAACGGTTTATCCTGCCAGAAGAAGCCAGAACATATTCCATCTTGCACGAACTACTATTTGAACACCGCATTTCCCATAAAAACATCATCAGGCTTGTTGGCTGCTGTTTGGAGACGGTTGTTCCTCTGTTCGTATACGAGTTTGCCGCAAATGGAAGTCTGTACGACGTTCTGCACGGTGATAACGGTAAATGTCGTCTCTCACTGGATTCCCGTCTCAATATTGCTATTGGATCGGCAGAAGCATTAGCATATTTGCACTCAGTGAGGGCTACCAGAAGAGGATACGGTAACATCACATCCAGCAATATATTGCTAGATCATAATTTCTTGCCCAAGGTCTCCGTATCATTTTTGGAAAGCATTACATTCAAAAGATTTTTATATGAGATTTCATTCGCCTACGTCGACCCAGTTTACTTGAAAACTGGTAAGTCCATAACAAAGAGTGATGTCTACTCTTTCGGAATTGTCCTCTTGGAACTCATCACCAGAAAAGGAGCAAAATATCGGGACGGGGCCACCACCCGTTCCCTCCTGATTGAATATACCAAAGTCTGGAAGGAACAAAATAGTGGAAAACCCATGTTTGACAAGGAGGTTGCAGTCGAGGGGTGCATTGCTATCCTTGAAGAGATGGGGAAGCTAGCAGTTGAGTGTCTCAAGGAAGATGTAGACGAGCGACCAGAAATGGTGGAGGTGGCAGAACGGCTTCAGAACCTGAGAAGAGACTGGAAGCACGGCGAAGGTGGCTGCGGGAGCTCTCATGCCAAGGAGGAGACAACAGGAGGCCACTGA